Sequence from the Syntrophorhabdaceae bacterium genome:
GGGTTGCGAGCTCGGCCAACGAAGTGATCCCGGGACATATCCACCTCGGCAAAATCGCCCAGGCCGTTAAGGACGGGATCAGGATGGCGGGGGGCACTCCCATGGAGTTCTCGACCATCGGAATCTGTGACGGAATCGCCATGAACCATGAGGGCATGAAATATTCTCTCGGATCGAGAGAGCTCATCTGTGATTCCGTTGAGGTCATGGCTAAGGCCTATCCTTTCGACGGTCTTGTTTTGATTCCTAACTGCGACAAGATTATCCCCGGTATGATGATGGCCGCCATGCGGCTCAATATACCGGCCATCATGGTGAGCGGCGGCCCCATGTTGACTGGACGTTTCAAGGGAAGCGAGGTGGACCTCATATCCGTCTTTGAGGGCGTCGGTAAGGTGGCTGGTGGGCTTATGGACATGAAGGAATTGAGCATGCTCGAGCAGTGCGCGTGCCCCGGGGCCGGGTCTTGTAGTGGTATGTTCACGGCCAATTCCATGAACTGTCTCTCCGAAGCTCTCGGTATCGCCCTTCCGGGCAACGGCACTATCCCCGCCGTTCACGCGGCCCGGATCAGACTCGCGAAGACAGCAGGCGCGAGAATTGTGGACCTGATCAAGAAAGGCTTGAAACCTCGTGACATCATGACCCTTGATGCCTTCAAGAATGCGATTACCGTCGACATGGCGTTCGGTGGCTCGTCCAATACGGCGCTCCACCTCCCTGCAATCGCCCATGAAGGCGGCCTCACCCTTCCACTTAAACTCTTTGACGAAATATCGGAGAAGGTCCCTCACATATGCAATATGAGCCCCGCGGGCCCTCATCATCTCGAGGACTTGTACGAGGCAGGTGGCGTACTCGCCATCATGAAAGAACTTTCGCGGAAACGCCTCATTCATTCGGGGTGCGTGAGCGTGGCGGGTACGACTATCGGAAGCCTTGTCAAGAAGGCCGAGGTGAGCGATGAGAATGTCATCCGACCTCTGGAAAAGGCCTATCACAAGAAGGGGGGTCTTGCTGTACTCGCAGGGAGCCTTGCTCCGGGGGGTTCCATGGTGAAACGTATCGGCGTTTCAGAGAAGATATGGCATTTCGAGGGA
This genomic interval carries:
- the ilvD gene encoding dihydroxy-acid dehydratase — protein: MRSDRMKKGIDRAPHRSLFGAMGYLSEELDRPIIGVASSANEVIPGHIHLGKIAQAVKDGIRMAGGTPMEFSTIGICDGIAMNHEGMKYSLGSRELICDSVEVMAKAYPFDGLVLIPNCDKIIPGMMMAAMRLNIPAIMVSGGPMLTGRFKGSEVDLISVFEGVGKVAGGLMDMKELSMLEQCACPGAGSCSGMFTANSMNCLSEALGIALPGNGTIPAVHAARIRLAKTAGARIVDLIKKGLKPRDIMTLDAFKNAITVDMAFGGSSNTALHLPAIAHEGGLTLPLKLFDEISEKVPHICNMSPAGPHHLEDLYEAGGVLAIMKELSRKRLIHSGCVSVAGTTIGSLVKKAEVSDENVIRPLEKAYHKKGGLAVLAGSLAPGGSMVKRIGVSEKIWHFEGKAKVFNSEEDAGRAIMEGKIWAGDAVIIRYEGPKGGPGMREMLTPTSVLAGRGLDTECALITDGRFSGGTRGLCIGHVSPEAAEGGPIAFVKDGDIIEIDLKKKSVDLKVSRAEMEQRKKMWKRLRPKITEGYMARYARLVTGAASGAVFKEDGEM